In Rhodothermales bacterium, the following proteins share a genomic window:
- a CDS encoding JAB domain-containing protein, translating into MQQDLFTDGVAEATAARRTRHATSSRTMSPATYREALFSGVPLYTTRLVRERVFTFPEREQVSSPAAAAAVLQDYFADRDREEFVVCLLDTASTLVGLHVASVGGLAASIVEPRQVFKAAVLANAASLLLAHNHPSGNPEPSREDVEITKRLVETGRLMGIPVHDHLIITGDSYTSLAERGLMG; encoded by the coding sequence TGCAGCAAGACCTCTTCACCGACGGCGTGGCCGAGGCGACAGCGGCACGCAGAACGAGGCACGCGACGAGCTCTCGGACGATGTCGCCGGCGACGTACCGCGAAGCCCTCTTCTCCGGTGTCCCGCTCTACACGACGCGGCTCGTGCGCGAGCGGGTGTTCACCTTCCCCGAGCGAGAGCAGGTGAGCTCACCTGCCGCCGCCGCGGCCGTGCTCCAGGACTACTTTGCCGACCGCGACCGCGAGGAGTTCGTCGTCTGTCTCCTCGACACGGCCAGCACCCTCGTCGGGCTGCACGTTGCCTCCGTGGGCGGGCTGGCAGCGAGCATCGTCGAGCCTAGGCAGGTGTTCAAGGCGGCCGTCCTCGCCAACGCCGCCTCCCTCCTCCTCGCCCACAACCACCCCTCGGGCAACCCCGAGCCGAGTCGGGAGGACGTCGAGATCACGAAGCGGCTCGTCGAGACGGGGCGGCTCATGGGCATTCCGGTCCACGACCACCTGATCATCACGGGTGACAGCTACACCAGTCTCGCTGAGCGAGGGCTGATGGGGTAA
- a CDS encoding RES domain-containing protein yields MARTFWRLTKAKYGRLGRGEARGPFSGYGSTLHAGRWHPKGTPVVYAAESAALALLETLVHVERADLLRFDYVAIPVTVPDALGDLIESLDVGDLPADWQAWPYPASTQALGAEWFDARRSVALVVPSAVVPHERNALLNPTHPRFGELEIGAPQPFPVDPRLTT; encoded by the coding sequence GTGGCGAGAACGTTCTGGAGACTCACGAAGGCGAAGTACGGCCGTCTTGGAAGGGGGGAGGCGCGCGGCCCTTTCTCCGGCTACGGCTCCACCCTCCACGCTGGCCGATGGCACCCGAAGGGGACACCGGTGGTCTACGCCGCTGAGAGCGCCGCGCTCGCCCTCCTCGAAACCCTCGTCCACGTCGAGCGGGCCGACCTCCTCCGGTTCGACTACGTGGCGATCCCCGTGACGGTCCCGGACGCGCTCGGCGATCTCATCGAGTCGCTCGATGTGGGCGACCTCCCGGCGGACTGGCAGGCGTGGCCTTACCCCGCCTCGACGCAGGCGCTCGGGGCGGAATGGTTCGACGCCCGGCGCTCGGTCGCGCTCGTCGTGCCGAGCGCCGTCGTCCCACACGAGCGGAACGCGCTGCTGAACCCGACACACCCGCGCTTCGGGGAGTTGGAGATCGGAGCACCGCAGCCCTTCCCCGTAGATCCGAGGCTCACGACCTGA
- a CDS encoding antitoxin Xre-like helix-turn-helix domain-containing protein yields MEALTLPDLRDVLLDRLDGRRLLDLDEAPVSVIRDGLSAEAFDQLQAFLGCSVSVLAGTLGIAPRTLARRRQAGRLSPDESDRLLRTARLAELAFAVFEDAEAAAEWLTTPKRLLDGETPLERADTAPGVREVEDMLFAVEFSAAA; encoded by the coding sequence ATGGAAGCCTTGACGCTCCCGGACCTCCGCGACGTCCTGCTCGACCGTCTCGACGGCAGACGCCTCCTCGACCTAGACGAGGCCCCGGTCTCGGTCATCCGAGACGGCCTCTCGGCCGAGGCCTTCGACCAGCTCCAGGCGTTCCTGGGCTGCTCCGTCTCGGTCCTCGCCGGCACGCTCGGCATCGCCCCGCGCACGCTCGCCCGTCGCCGCCAGGCCGGTCGCCTCTCGCCGGACGAGTCCGACCGGCTCCTCCGCACGGCGCGCCTGGCCGAACTCGCCTTCGCCGTCTTCGAGGACGCTGAGGCGGCGGCCGAGTGGCTCACGACGCCGAAGCGGCTCCTGGACGGCGAGACGCCCCTGGAGCGCGCCGACACCGCACCGGGCGTGCGGGAGGTCGAGGACATGCTCTTCGCCGTCGAGTTCTCCGCTGCTGCCTGA